CCAAGGCAAATGACATACTCGTCTGAAAACAAAGTAGCAATCAACAAGAGTTCAAGAAGCTATAATATACAACAATTGGTAATGGAAGCAGAACAAGAGACACTCAGCCACAAAATGTTTGACAACTAGACCAATCAGATTATCATTAAACAAAAGATATGGGTTGTGTTAGGCTCCTAGTTAACATTTCAAGCACTTCCATATAGAACCAGAGTATGGCAGTTCAAAGAAAAGGATAGTATTGCCCGACACATACAGTGCCTTCGCTTTAGTCAATGCAAGATGGGTGGAAGGAGTGTTTCttggtcttttttttatttttattttttgagaaaggaaagGGGTGGCAGGAGTGCAGCTACATTTGAGCACCAAGACTAATATGAAACACAAGAAGCAGATGCATAGAGGACagattatttcaaataaattttttggacTCACAGTCACTGCAATCCATATACGTACCAACTTAGAAAGCAATACTATCTAGGTTCAACCAACTGTGGTATTAATGGTTCATCACAGAAAAAGTGAATGAGATGAGATACTCACTGACATATCGTCGCAGGATTCCTTCAAAATTCTTAGGTGCAAATCTTCCCTTCACAACTAATCTGTTCTGCCCATCAGTTGATCCACTTGTCCCCAGTTCAGCCAGCAAGAAAGCCATGACATGCTCGTGTGGTCGATGcatccttatttttttaagggagagaaaaaaggCAAAgagttagtatttttttttttttttttttttgaaagcattaTAAAACACCACCACCAGTAAAGAACATGTCATTTGATAAACTCAAGCCACAATCTCAGTTGAACAATTACCAGCACCAGAAAAATGTTCCAAATATAACCTATGAGCAAAGAATACTTGAGCAATATCTGTACTTGGAAGACAGCATATTGTGCATGTGGGCACAGTGAAATGGATATATAATTACAATAAGATCTTTTCCAGAACATGACCTTCACATACACCAGGCAGGAAAACATGAACATCAATGAAAACAGAATGAATGAAACAGATTGTTAAGAGGATGTATAAGGAAAAGGTTCAAATGCAATCAACAAGAAGCATGCCTGTAATacaacaaaatgcaagaaaatagTAACTACAAATAATTAAGAGCTCACAATAGAGGGAGTGTAGAAagcaaaagaaatcaaacataCGTCCTGCAGAGATCCATGAAATTCACAAAAACAgttttcttcgtgccttcacgAAGAACTTGTGGAGGCCTCATAACTGTCCTACGCCTATCTCCGGCCAGCTCTGGATTGTTCTCCCGAAGAATGTTAAACACCCTACCAAGAAGCTGTACACAATATCAGAGAAAAACCCCATTACTAACAGCGCATGATAATACAAACCGTAGGCCCAAGATCATCTGCAAACCTCATTATCCTTTTCCAATTCACCAATGATACAGGGGAGAAAAGATACGACACGTCTACACATGATGTTAAAACCACATTCCTAGTAATAAGCTGAGATCAATTATTGATTCACACACACCTGCTAAACTGACCCTCTCATCATCAGATAACCTAATATGATAAATGTTATTAGGTTGGACACATGATCTAGGTCAATTATGTAGGGGGTCACGACAGCCATAGTTGTGATAAGTTCTAAGCACATGTTTTATTGGAGCAAATAGATAGAAGACCCAAGAGCTCGTGATGCCTCGCCCTGTTAGCAACCCATGggagaatgaaaaaatatagCAAAAGACTTTTAGCCTCAAGAAGATGAGTCCTAAGCACCAACAGTGAAGTAAATCGAAGGGCATTAACCAAAAGGCATGCATGAAACTAGCCatattgataaaattcaagAACAAGCCACAACAAAACTTAGGCACTATACTAACAACACAACCCccaaccccccaaaaaaagggaaccattgagatacagCTATCCCAACACCATCAGTGACACCTCAAAGGATCCATAAACCAGTGGCCCTGCTGTGCAGGTCAACAAAAGCTAAGAGGATAGAGAGCTCCTTACACCCCGCTCTCTACCAAACAATAGGCAATCACGTTAAAGTCAATAGCCTAAAAGACACACAACTCCTTGAGTTTCAATCATGTGCATGCTACCATATTCTCAAAGGCACTAGGAAAAAAATTACTCATATTCTGAAGTAAGCTTTCTAAGGTATATATTCTAAGGAGAGGTCTCTCTAAACCACAAGTACAAACCTCAAAAACTAACAATGATTAACACAATGCGATTCGGTACAAATGGTCCTATATCAGGCATCCATAGagttaatgaataaaaatgaagaagtaacaagtaaaataaattaatcatccACTGAATATAAAACTCAGAAAACATAACTATGATAATATTAACTTCAAAAGAGAACTCAagcaacataaaaataaatagtacaCCTCCTCGTATTCATAATCACGGTCAGTTCCTTCCCAAGGATAACGTGCATGTAGTTCAATTCCTTCTCGTTCTTCATCCTCACCGACATGATCTAAATGGGGAAAACATAAAATCTCAATGGTTCTAACAGataaatcatattaaaaaattacatttaaaaaaaaccaacaacagcATATTACCATCCAAATCTTCCCCTGCATCCCCACTCTCATCATTCAAGGAACTGGTTTCCACCTACAAAGATACCAAGCATCTGAAGTTATTGCTGCTGGCAATGTACAAATAAACACAGAAAGACATATTTGTTCACTATAGATATCAAGACTGCTTactggcttcttcttcttctttttcaaaccAGAGAAAGTACTTTCAAGTCCATCAGAAACTGCAAGGAAAGGATTAAGCCTCTAGCTACGTAACGCATGTAATAGCGAACTcacataaaattaaatagacaacatttaaaaattaacagTTAATGAATTTAAATACCTTCCAAGTTTTCAGTCTTCACAGCCAAATTGTCAACAGGATCATCAGCAGGATCCTGAATCacaaccttcttcttcttcttctttttagtaGGATCAAATGGGGCAATCTGCTATCAATGAATTCATTAAGAAATATAATGTGACGCTGTAGTCAAGAAAACATCTCAGGTAGTCCTAAATGTCAATAAATGCATCAAGATGTTGCCTATACAAGGTTTATCCATATATGTATATCTTTTTTAACATctgaatataagaaaaatgacTATTTACTAAACTTGACCTCAGCTAAATGCTGCATTGACATCAGATGAAGATTCTATAAGTCTCAGTAAACAAACACCACCTTTAACTTTTTTGGTTAGTAattaatttctctttaaaaaaagtCGCAAAAATTAACAAGGGAAGAATACAAGAGAAGACAGTTTAACACTAAAATCTAACCAGACAACAATTTAATCACCTCAAACaatttgttttaacttttaactaaTAGTCTAATTCCTACACCACAGAAATTAAGGGGGAGAAggtatgggcatgtaaaagtaaaGAATAAACTTACATCTGCCACTTTGTCCTTTACATCATTGGGAACAACATTGGGAACATCATCTGCCATGATTTCTATAGAGCAAGAAAAACTAAATTAGTATAtaatgcaccaaaaaaaaaaaagggaaacaaaaacaaCGGCACAAAGCCCATTCAAGATGCTACAAAGAGATGGACTCAATCCCTGTTATAAAGTTGTATCATCAAAATCCAGTTTCAGTATAACATTGCAtacataatttctttttcttttttttttttgctcggTATGATATGCATACCTAATCCCCATACGACCTCAaagagcaaaaaaagaaaaaaagaaaaaagaaaaaaagaaaaccatgataaaatcaaatcatgaaACTTGTTTATCAAAAACTTACACCATGTTTGGGAGTTTGGAGGGAAAAGGAGAGAAGAGCATAAGTGACTTGCTTTAAGTAATGTCATGTGTATTGATTTGCTTTAGAGCAATTTTCATGAGTTATAGCAATTCAGATAACAATCTACTATTTTAATTATAGTATTTTCACTTGGGACCTGAGCAATGTCAAGTGTTCAGTGAATTTTATATTACATGAAGTATATTAACCAGAATGAAAAAGTTCTTGATATGACATTTCCATCATATTCTCTCAATTCTCAACAATCagatttttattcaaaaataattaatgtaattttacttaacaaaaatttctcagaatatacccaaaaaaaaatggaaaacctctttatattcttaaatttttacACAATCTTCCATTCAAAAAGAAAGCAGATAAGATAATAATGCTATAAATAAAACAACACAACCATGAACTATCCAGCCTAAACTCCAATTTATGCTCAAATTCCAATTCCTACAATGCTCCAATGTGCACCCTACAAAATCTCATATTTCTCAGCATGCCATTAGTGCACAGAGTTCCTAAGCCCACAACCAGGGAATAATCACCCAAACTTATGGGCTTATGGCCTGATTAGAGCAGTCTCAAACTTAAAGGTCTCCACAAAACCATCTCACAATACTAAAATCCTTGGCCTAAATCATATACAACCAGCCCCAAGTTGAATTTCTAAATTACAAAGCTAAACAAGCAAGTACGGTCTCGATTTCCAAGTTTCAACCAAGCCTTTGGCCTTGACCAATTTTATGTCCAGCTTATAGTAAAATCCGTCCTAATTACTATAAATCTCATTTTAGGAGTTCTATGGAAGTTTCCAAAACCTCAAGATCCAAATTCCAATACCATTTTCCAATGTTACCGAATACTAATGATTGTAAGGTATAAACCCCACTTCAATAAACCCATGAAACTTAAACACAAAACTATCAAGCCCATCGTTAAGCATCATATTTGCATCCACAAAACATgccattaaaactttttttttttttttttcaaagattcAAATCACAAATTTTGGTCCCTCAGATaacctccccctccccctcccccctttTTGGTGCGGTTTGATGACCCTTAGTCAATGGACAAAAATTACACTCTAATCATCATAACAAAACTCAATAACATCAATAAAAACTAATACACACCCAAGTCTTTTTAAACTCAAATCTTCAACCTCCCAATTGAATCTAAAACCTGATTCGATAACAACCCTTATCTTTCCTCAGAGTTTCCAACCCCAACATAGCTTTAAACATGTTTCAAATAGTGTTTATAAGTGCCATGGCCTCCATAGCCCCTTTACCCAATATTCAATTTCAACCTCAGTTAGTAATAATAACGCATACAGTACTCATATGTACGTAATTTGGAAAGAAACTTGCGTTTGCCGTTCAGTTTTCAAATGAACAGTAATATTCACAACTATTTGAAAGCTAAAGTATCATTAGCATTTATTACTGCTAACGTTATAATCGGCAATTTGAATACACATTTGAACTTTGCAAGATACACGGCACTGAAAGATTTGGATATACCACGGGAACAAAAGATTAAAGTGAACCACTTCAATATAGGAATAGTCAAAAACTGTAGTTCATAACtacaaacaaaaagcaaaaactaaAGCTGCCAAATCTCATTTACTTTATACCAAATTAACATCCCCTATTTACATCCTCCTCATTAAgtctattatatttattattataaagtaTATTTACTTGTAATTTCTTTGTACATTTTACACCAATGGAATGAGTAGTAATTTTTTTGTATAGATATTAGAATTAATATATTAGAGACAAATAATAAGtaagctcaacttttattttttttagagcaaAAGTAAGCTTAACTAAAAATAGACaattagtgtgtgtttggataccaataaaaaattaaaattaatttactattcagcttatttttgctactatttataggccttattgcactttttgatactatttatgggctccgctgtactatttcaactaacttttacctttatctacagtactttcaataataagtttttaattttagcaaaataagcattaTCCAGACAAACCCTTAGCAAATAATTGAATGAGtttatcatattatttttatttatttgatatcaTATATTTTGGATCTTTGAATAagtaaaacaattgatttttttttttttacaaaataaaaattctattataacataatctaagtatatatatatatatatatatatatatgtgtgtgtgtgaaactccttttTGGAGATTTGAATCCCGGCACTTACACCCCACACcgcacaagcatttatactagTGGAGTGAAATGACCATCGCACTAAAGGTGGGCGGTGATAatatttaatggttttttttttttttgaaagcgaTAATATGTAATAGTTGATACAACTTAATTTTTTAGGATGGATATTATTGAGTTAATATATTtatgattattaattttttattttttatttttttatctccaaaaaagtATATAGCTAATATTTCCGTATTTTTCTGCCGAAATTTTGAAACGTCTTTTCTTGAAAGGTACCTAATTATGTCCGTCCGTAAATTTACTATATTATACATCGTACCATACACATACCGTATTTTACTAACTACGATTACAACAACATTGCAAAGCCCATatctaaacaacaaaaaatcccaAGTCTAAAGTGTCTAAACACATCCATAAAAGCCAAGCTTAATAACATTAGCTTATTTATTTTCACAGATTAAAACCCATGTCTGgaattcaaaacaaaacccatctTCCCCTTCTAAATATATCATCAAACACACAACAACTTGGCCCCAACTAAACCGTGCTTTCAAAACTCTCAAAACCCCATATCTTTATTTGTCAATTTCGAACGTAAACAAAACcgacacacaaaaacaagacatCCAAACaaaccttaaaaaatatatatatatcaataaaaaCTCGATATAATTCATAGACAATAACTTAATCCAAAGTTGTAATTGAAAcaaacttagaattttagttttttttttttttacctttgttTGTTGTAGTAGCCGAAAAAAGCGAGAAAATCCTTTGTTTTCCGGTGAGTTCGTGGcggctggtggtggtggtgatggtttTAAGAGTGGCGTTCAAGTAAGGGAGAAATTTGTGACGACTAGTTGAGAAAGCAGAGATTTTTTAACCGACGAAACGAGGAACTTAGACTTGTTTGGGCtcgtatatataatatatttttgaatttttctacacagtgttttgatattttatactttttggCCCAAGTTTGAAGTTAAGGTCTGAATggataaaaacagaaaataatatgataaaataatttttaaatatataaatagtataATGTGATCttattttaaagttatttttacTAAGGAAAATATTTATAAGTTCCATGAATAGTGTATAAGACCACtaaggccttgtttggtttaaa
The sequence above is drawn from the Quercus robur chromosome 7, dhQueRobu3.1, whole genome shotgun sequence genome and encodes:
- the LOC126692161 gene encoding eukaryotic translation initiation factor 2 subunit beta-like, with amino-acid sequence MADDVPNVVPNDVKDKVADIAPFDPTKKKKKKKVVIQDPADDPVDNLAVKTENLEVSDGLESTFSGLKKKKKKPVETSSLNDESGDAGEDLDDHVGEDEEREGIELHARYPWEGTDRDYEYEELLGRVFNILRENNPELAGDRRRTVMRPPQVLREGTKKTVFVNFMDLCRTMHRPHEHVMAFLLAELGTSGSTDGQNRLVVKGRFAPKNFEGILRRYVNEYVICLGCKSPDTILSKENRLFFVRCEKCGSNRSVAPIKAGFVARVGRRNAGT